In Haliaeetus albicilla chromosome 2, bHalAlb1.1, whole genome shotgun sequence, a single genomic region encodes these proteins:
- the NKTR gene encoding NK-tumor recognition protein isoform X3 has product MGVQDRPQCFFEIEINREPVGRIMFQLFSDICPKTCKNFLCLCSGEKGIGKTTGKKLCYKGTTFHRVVKNFMIQGGDFSEGNGKGGESIYGGYFKDENFILKHDRAFLLSMANRGKHTNGSQFFITTKPAPHLDGVHVVFGLVISGFEVIEQIENLKTDTASRPYADVRVIDCGVLVTKSAKDALEKKKKVCSDSEASDSSSSASGSSETSSDSEAENERSRRRKRKRRAKTKQSRKRRKEERKKEDPRCKRTSNQRRSLSDKSDITEKAVDVSTKRDKPVVRPEEIPPVPENRFLLRRDVPVVNVEPEPKLLDATPILTDQKPSVSKSGRKIKGRGTIRYHTPPRSRSCSESDDDDSSETPPHWKEEMQRLRTYRPPSGEKWSKGDKLSDPCTSRWDERSASRRSRSWSHNGYSDLSTVRYSSHHKKHRKEKKKVKHKKKSKKQKHFKKHKQTKKKKTSASSDVESSHSFLRRTKSSCDRERKSRCSSLSSRHSSRRGWSNDKEDQSSSTLSSRGTRSYYRSRSRSRSRSKSRSYSRRSSRSRSASKSSRSRSRSRSSSNPRLQKTVSNSPRNISTRLNESKLNKTAEPVRAVILPSDKIVVPPVVPENLPVIPLSDSPPPSRWKPGQKPWKPSYERIQEMKAKTTHLIPTQTNYNLVVIKEANTSSSYHKRQRSSDSDRSGYSKYHSDRSSDSWLRSRSRSSRSRSYSRSYTRSRSPSSSRTKSRSSGRSPSLSKYRSDRSGYSESTSYYSLSDDDTHRNKRKSMSSDQKARSLKLRQETSSESTLPYKCTKDYDESSQGLKESDSLSSSDFSTDSERSAKMKVVQEKEGRFQLEGDTQKQDKNSLSSERGEEESKCERDSDHAKKKAAKEKSSEQPRGGAKTKRKSYSGSKWDSESNSERGEARHNRGDSRPSSSKEEGEATSGSDTELSVTKRIKKQSNSSEGFLDSDCAWKTSKQLSSSESESSCSSSTNIRGKSKKHKHGSKKTLKKSHSKKAKEKSKGKKEKKHKVQKRKEMFHWQPPLEFGEEDDDEINEKPVTKDDKKEKPLTRDIKDKQVYEKDEIVKDEMGNGEKSCADENLLGKNTTCGASPDHSNLNKDSIETNASTSILNSGINVTTCKNEIKQAEESNQNGLEDVIQTDDNMEICTPDRNSPGKVDVDILSPVVLTAKPQALSASINKDLQVETPEQHAVKLGNSITDFINIKEEKETGRQESNSVPVSLNCSLKCEITENTQSNMIDNKWKPLQGVGNLQPATISTAAEVKNVASAPEPKPAGLRIEIKAKNKVRPGSLFDEVRKTARLNRRPRNQDSSSEEESPSRDDNSPSRSLSRSRSKSDSKSRHRTRSISYSHSRSRSRSSTYSYRSRSYTRSRSRGWYSRDRSRSRSSSYHSYKSRSRTYSRSRSRSSSYGHHSRSRSYTYDSYYSRSRSRSKRSDSYRRSRSYDRRSRSYGSDSESDRSYSKNRSPSESSRYS; this is encoded by the exons aacaacaaaaccTGCTCCTCATCTCGATGG tgtaCATGTTGTCTTTGGACTggttatttctggttttgaagtaATAGAACAAATAGAAAATCTGAAAACTGATACTGCAAGTAGACCCTATGCAGATGTACGAGTTATTGACTGTGGGGTGCTTGTAACAAAATCAGCAAAAGATG CtttggagaagaagaagaaagtatgTTCTGACTCAGAAGCTTCAGACTCCTCCTCCAGTGCATCAGGCTCTTCAGAAACTTCATCTGACAGtgaagctgaaaatgaaagaagcagaagaagaaagcGTAAAAGAAGAGCTAAAACCAAACAATCAAGAAAAcgaagaaaggaagagaggaagaaagaggatcCAAGGTGCAAGCGAACCTCAAACCAAAGACG cagccttTCTGACAAGAGTGATATAACAGAAAAAGCAGTCGATGTTAGCACAAAGAGGGACAAACCTGTGGTACGTCCTGAAGAAATTCCTCCAGTgcctgaaaacagatttttgctaAGAAGAGATGTGCCTGTTGTCAATGTAGAACCTGAACC GAAGCTTCTTGATGCTACGCCAATTCTGACTGACCAGAAACCATCAGTCTCTAAATCTGGAcgaaaaattaaaggaagagGCACAATA CGATATCACACCCCACCTCGATCACGGTCATGTTCTGAATCCGATGATGATGACAGCAGTGAGACCCCTCCTCACTGGAAAGAGGAAATGCAGAGATTACGAACATATAGACCCCCTAGTGGAGAAAAGTGGAGTAAAGGCGATAA gtTGAGTGACCCATGTACAAGCAGATGGGATGAAAGAAGTGCATCCCGGAGATCAAGATCCTGGTCACATAACGGTTACTCTGATCTAAGTACTGTGAGATATTCTAGCCATcacaaaaagcacagaaaagagaaaaagaaggtgaaacataaaaagaaatctaaaaagcagaagcatttcAAGAagcacaagcaaacaaaaaaaaagaaaacatcagccTCATCAGATGTAGAATCCTCTCATTCCTTCCTCAGGAGGACAAAATCATCTTGTGATCGTGAGAGGAAATCTCGTTGTTCTTCGTTGTCTTCTAGACATTCATCCAGAAGAGGCTGGTCTAATGATAAGGAAGACCAGAGCTCATCCACTTTATCAAGCAGAGGGACTCGATCATACTACAGGTCCAGGTCCAGATCCAGATCTAGGTCTAAATCAAGATCTTATTCCCGAAGAAGTTCTAGATCAAGATCAGCCTCTAAATCATCGCGTTCTCGAAGCAGGTCAAGGTCAAGTTCTAACCCTAGGCTTCAAAAGACGGTTTCCAATTCTCCACGAAATATTTCAACACGATTAAATGAAAGTAAGTTGAACAAGACTGCTGAGCCTGTAAGAGCAGTTATACTCCCAAGTGATAAAATTGTCGTACCACCAGTTGTCCCAGAAAACCTCCCTGTTATACCCTTAAGTGATAGTCCACCGCCTTCGAGGTGGAAACCTGGGCAGAAACCATGGAAGCCATCTTATGAGCGAATTCAGGAAATGAAAGCTAAAACAACCCATTTAATACCTACACAAACTAATTACAATTTAGTAGTCATTAAAGAGGCTAACACTTCTTCCTCATATCATAAGCGACAAAGGAGTTCAGACAGTGATCGAAGCGGTTATTCCAAATATCATAGTGACAGAAGCTCAGACAGTTGGCTGAGATCAAGAAGCAGGTCTTCTCGAAGTAGGTCATACTCAAGATCTTATACAAGATCTAGAAGTCCATCTAGCTCTAGGACAAAATCTCGTTCTTCTGGTAGATCACCATCACTGAGTAAATACCGCAGTGACAGGTCAGGTTATAGCGAGTCAACATCTTATTATTCCCTTAGTGATGATGATAcgcacagaaacaaaagaaaatccatgtCAAGTGATCAAAAAGCTCGGTCTCTTAAACTGAGGCAAGAAACGAGCTCTGAAAGTACTCTCCCTTATAAGTGTACAAAAGACTACGATGAGTCTTCTCAAGGATTGAAAGAGAGTGACAGTTTATCATCTTCAGACTTCTCTACTGACAGTGAGCGTTCTGCCAAAATGAAAGTAGTCCAAGAAAAAGAAGGCCGTTTTCAATTAGAAGGAGATACTCAGAAACAGGATAAAAATAGCTTAAGTTCtgagagaggggaggaggaatcCAAGTGTGAGCGGGATTCTGATCATgctaaaaagaaagcagctaaAGAGAAATCTTCTGAGCAGCCTAGAGGTGGTGCAAAAACTAAACGAAAATCCTATTCAGGTAGTAAATGGGACTCTGAATCAAACTCCGAAAGAGGAGAGGCAAGGCATAATAGGGGAGACTCCAGACCCTCCTCCAGTAAAGAAGAAGGAGAGGCCACATCAGGATCTGATACAGAGCTTAGCGTTAccaaaaggataaaaaaacaGTCAAATTCTTCAGAAGGCTTTCTGGATTCTGATTGTGCATGGAAGACAAGCAAACAGTTGTCATCTTCTGAATCTGAGAGTTCTTGTTCTAGCTCAACAAACATTAGAGGAAAgtcaaaaaaacacaaacatggATCAaaaaaaactcttaaaaaatcacattccaaaaaagcaaaagaaaaatcaaaagggaaaaaggagaagaaacacaaagttcagaaaagaaaagaaatgtttcactgGCAGCCCCCACTGGAGTTTGGtgaagaagatgatgatgaGATAAATGAAAAGCCGGTTACCAAGgatgataaaaaagaaaagccgCTTACCAGGGACATAAAGGATAAACAAGTGTATGAAAAGGATGAAATAGTCAAAGATGAAATGGGAAATGGTGAAAAGTCTTGTGCGGATGAAAACCTTTTAGGTAAAAACACTACATGTGGTGCCTCACCAGATCACAGTAACCTTAATAAAGATAGCATTGAAACAAATGCTTCAACCAGTATTTTAAACTCAGGAATAAATGTGACCACTTGCAAGAATGAGATTAAACAAGCTGAAGAAAGTAACCAGAACGGATTGGAAGATGTTATTCAGACAGATGACAACATGGAGATTTGTACTCCAGATCGTAACTCACCAGGGAAGGTTGATGTGGACATTTTGTCTCCTGTCGTTCTCACCGCTAAACCTCAGGCTTTAAGTGCTAGTATAAACAAAGATTTACAGGTTGAGACCCCTGAACAACATGCTGTCAAACTGGGAAACAGTATTACAgactttattaatattaaagaagaaaaagaaacggGAAGGCAAGAAAGTAACTCTGTCCCTGTGTCTTTAAACTGtagtttaaaatgtgaaattactGAAAATACACAGAGCAATATGATAGATAATAAGTGGAAGCCTTTGCAAGGTGTTGGTAATTTACAACCAGCAACAATTAGTACTGCTGCAGAAGTTAAGAATGTAGCTTCAGCACCAGAGCCTAAACCAGCAGGTTTAAGAAttgaaataaaagctaaaaataaagtaaGGCCTGGATCTCTGTTTGATGAAGTTAGAAAAACAGCACGGCTAAATCGAAGGCCAAGGAACCAAGACAGTTCCAGTGAAGAAGAATCTCCAAGTAGAGATGACAATAGCCCATCCAGGAGTCTCAGTAGGTCACGAAGTAAATCTGATTCTAAATCCAGACACAGAACAAGGTCCATATCTTACAGTCACTCAAGAAGTCGGTCCCGAAGTTCTACATATTCATATAG GTCAAGAAGCTATACAAGAAGCCGAAGCAGAGGATGGTATAGTAGAGATCGGTCAAGAAGTCGAAGTAGTTCTTACCACAGTTACAAGAGTCGTAG TCGAACCTATAGTAGAAGTAGATCCAGAAGTAGTTCTTACGGTCATCACAGTCGATCCAG GTCATACACGTATGATAGTTACTATAGCAGAAGTCGAAGTAGAAGTAAAAGGAGTGACAGCTATCGAAGATCTAGAAGTTATGATAGGCGATCCAG ATCTTATGGCTCTGACAGTGAAAGTGATCGCAGTTACTCTAAGAATCGAAGTCCCAGTGAAAGCAGCAGATATagctga
- the NKTR gene encoding NK-tumor recognition protein isoform X2 — protein MGVQDRPQCFFEIEINREPVGRIMFQLFSDICPKTCKNFLCLCSGEKGIGKTTGKKLCYKGTTFHRVVKNFMIQGGDFSEGNGKGGESIYGGYFKDENFILKHDRAFLLSMANRGKHTNGSQFFITTKPAPHLDGVHVVFGLVISGFEVIEQIENLKTDTASRPYADVRVIDCGVLVTKSAKDALEKKKKVCSDSEASDSSSSASGSSETSSDSEAENERSRRRKRKRRAKTKQSRKRRKEERKKEDPRCKRTSNQRRLSDKSDITEKAVDVSTKRDKPVVRPEEIPPVPENRFLLRRDVPVVNVEPEPKLLDATPILTDQKPSVSKSGRKIKGRGTIRYHTPPRSRSCSESDDDDSSETPPHWKEEMQRLRTYRPPSGEKWSKGDKLSDPCTSRWDERSASRRSRSWSHNGYSDLSTVRYSSHHKKHRKEKKKVKHKKKSKKQKHFKKHKQTKKKKTSASSDVESSHSFLRRTKSSCDRERKSRCSSLSSRHSSRRGWSNDKEDQSSSTLSSRGTRSYYRSRSRSRSRSKSRSYSRRSSRSRSASKSSRSRSRSRSSSNPRLQKTVSNSPRNISTRLNESKLNKTAEPVRAVILPSDKIVVPPVVPENLPVIPLSDSPPPSRWKPGQKPWKPSYERIQEMKAKTTHLIPTQTNYNLVVIKEANTSSSYHKRQRSSDSDRSGYSKYHSDRSSDSWLRSRSRSSRSRSYSRSYTRSRSPSSSRTKSRSSGRSPSLSKYRSDRSGYSESTSYYSLSDDDTHRNKRKSMSSDQKARSLKLRQETSSESTLPYKCTKDYDESSQGLKESDSLSSSDFSTDSERSAKMKVVQEKEGRFQLEGDTQKQDKNSLSSERGEEESKCERDSDHAKKKAAKEKSSEQPRGGAKTKRKSYSGSKWDSESNSERGEARHNRGDSRPSSSKEEGEATSGSDTELSVTKRIKKQSNSSEGFLDSDCAWKTSKQLSSSESESSCSSSTNIRGKSKKHKHGSKKTLKKSHSKKAKEKSKGKKEKKHKVQKRKEMFHWQPPLEFGEEDDDEINEKPVTKDDKKEKPLTRDIKDKQVYEKDEIVKDEMGNGEKSCADENLLGKNTTCGASPDHSNLNKDSIETNASTSILNSGINVTTCKNEIKQAEESNQNGLEDVIQTDDNMEICTPDRNSPGKVDVDILSPVVLTAKPQALSASINKDLQVETPEQHAVKLGNSITDFINIKEEKETGRQESNSVPVSLNCSLKCEITENTQSNMIDNKWKPLQGVGNLQPATISTAAEVKNVASAPEPKPAGLRIEIKAKNKVRPGSLFDEVRKTARLNRRPRNQDSSSEEESPSRDDNSPSRSLSRSRSKSDSKSRHRTRSISYSHSRSRSRSSTYSYRSRSYTRSRSRGWYSRDRSRSRSSSYHSYKSRSRTYSRSRSRSSSYGHHSRSSRSYTYDSYYSRSRSRSKRSDSYRRSRSYDRRSRSYGSDSESDRSYSKNRSPSESSRYS, from the exons aacaacaaaaccTGCTCCTCATCTCGATGG tgtaCATGTTGTCTTTGGACTggttatttctggttttgaagtaATAGAACAAATAGAAAATCTGAAAACTGATACTGCAAGTAGACCCTATGCAGATGTACGAGTTATTGACTGTGGGGTGCTTGTAACAAAATCAGCAAAAGATG CtttggagaagaagaagaaagtatgTTCTGACTCAGAAGCTTCAGACTCCTCCTCCAGTGCATCAGGCTCTTCAGAAACTTCATCTGACAGtgaagctgaaaatgaaagaagcagaagaagaaagcGTAAAAGAAGAGCTAAAACCAAACAATCAAGAAAAcgaagaaaggaagagaggaagaaagaggatcCAAGGTGCAAGCGAACCTCAAACCAAAGACG ccttTCTGACAAGAGTGATATAACAGAAAAAGCAGTCGATGTTAGCACAAAGAGGGACAAACCTGTGGTACGTCCTGAAGAAATTCCTCCAGTgcctgaaaacagatttttgctaAGAAGAGATGTGCCTGTTGTCAATGTAGAACCTGAACC GAAGCTTCTTGATGCTACGCCAATTCTGACTGACCAGAAACCATCAGTCTCTAAATCTGGAcgaaaaattaaaggaagagGCACAATA CGATATCACACCCCACCTCGATCACGGTCATGTTCTGAATCCGATGATGATGACAGCAGTGAGACCCCTCCTCACTGGAAAGAGGAAATGCAGAGATTACGAACATATAGACCCCCTAGTGGAGAAAAGTGGAGTAAAGGCGATAA gtTGAGTGACCCATGTACAAGCAGATGGGATGAAAGAAGTGCATCCCGGAGATCAAGATCCTGGTCACATAACGGTTACTCTGATCTAAGTACTGTGAGATATTCTAGCCATcacaaaaagcacagaaaagagaaaaagaaggtgaaacataaaaagaaatctaaaaagcagaagcatttcAAGAagcacaagcaaacaaaaaaaaagaaaacatcagccTCATCAGATGTAGAATCCTCTCATTCCTTCCTCAGGAGGACAAAATCATCTTGTGATCGTGAGAGGAAATCTCGTTGTTCTTCGTTGTCTTCTAGACATTCATCCAGAAGAGGCTGGTCTAATGATAAGGAAGACCAGAGCTCATCCACTTTATCAAGCAGAGGGACTCGATCATACTACAGGTCCAGGTCCAGATCCAGATCTAGGTCTAAATCAAGATCTTATTCCCGAAGAAGTTCTAGATCAAGATCAGCCTCTAAATCATCGCGTTCTCGAAGCAGGTCAAGGTCAAGTTCTAACCCTAGGCTTCAAAAGACGGTTTCCAATTCTCCACGAAATATTTCAACACGATTAAATGAAAGTAAGTTGAACAAGACTGCTGAGCCTGTAAGAGCAGTTATACTCCCAAGTGATAAAATTGTCGTACCACCAGTTGTCCCAGAAAACCTCCCTGTTATACCCTTAAGTGATAGTCCACCGCCTTCGAGGTGGAAACCTGGGCAGAAACCATGGAAGCCATCTTATGAGCGAATTCAGGAAATGAAAGCTAAAACAACCCATTTAATACCTACACAAACTAATTACAATTTAGTAGTCATTAAAGAGGCTAACACTTCTTCCTCATATCATAAGCGACAAAGGAGTTCAGACAGTGATCGAAGCGGTTATTCCAAATATCATAGTGACAGAAGCTCAGACAGTTGGCTGAGATCAAGAAGCAGGTCTTCTCGAAGTAGGTCATACTCAAGATCTTATACAAGATCTAGAAGTCCATCTAGCTCTAGGACAAAATCTCGTTCTTCTGGTAGATCACCATCACTGAGTAAATACCGCAGTGACAGGTCAGGTTATAGCGAGTCAACATCTTATTATTCCCTTAGTGATGATGATAcgcacagaaacaaaagaaaatccatgtCAAGTGATCAAAAAGCTCGGTCTCTTAAACTGAGGCAAGAAACGAGCTCTGAAAGTACTCTCCCTTATAAGTGTACAAAAGACTACGATGAGTCTTCTCAAGGATTGAAAGAGAGTGACAGTTTATCATCTTCAGACTTCTCTACTGACAGTGAGCGTTCTGCCAAAATGAAAGTAGTCCAAGAAAAAGAAGGCCGTTTTCAATTAGAAGGAGATACTCAGAAACAGGATAAAAATAGCTTAAGTTCtgagagaggggaggaggaatcCAAGTGTGAGCGGGATTCTGATCATgctaaaaagaaagcagctaaAGAGAAATCTTCTGAGCAGCCTAGAGGTGGTGCAAAAACTAAACGAAAATCCTATTCAGGTAGTAAATGGGACTCTGAATCAAACTCCGAAAGAGGAGAGGCAAGGCATAATAGGGGAGACTCCAGACCCTCCTCCAGTAAAGAAGAAGGAGAGGCCACATCAGGATCTGATACAGAGCTTAGCGTTAccaaaaggataaaaaaacaGTCAAATTCTTCAGAAGGCTTTCTGGATTCTGATTGTGCATGGAAGACAAGCAAACAGTTGTCATCTTCTGAATCTGAGAGTTCTTGTTCTAGCTCAACAAACATTAGAGGAAAgtcaaaaaaacacaaacatggATCAaaaaaaactcttaaaaaatcacattccaaaaaagcaaaagaaaaatcaaaagggaaaaaggagaagaaacacaaagttcagaaaagaaaagaaatgtttcactgGCAGCCCCCACTGGAGTTTGGtgaagaagatgatgatgaGATAAATGAAAAGCCGGTTACCAAGgatgataaaaaagaaaagccgCTTACCAGGGACATAAAGGATAAACAAGTGTATGAAAAGGATGAAATAGTCAAAGATGAAATGGGAAATGGTGAAAAGTCTTGTGCGGATGAAAACCTTTTAGGTAAAAACACTACATGTGGTGCCTCACCAGATCACAGTAACCTTAATAAAGATAGCATTGAAACAAATGCTTCAACCAGTATTTTAAACTCAGGAATAAATGTGACCACTTGCAAGAATGAGATTAAACAAGCTGAAGAAAGTAACCAGAACGGATTGGAAGATGTTATTCAGACAGATGACAACATGGAGATTTGTACTCCAGATCGTAACTCACCAGGGAAGGTTGATGTGGACATTTTGTCTCCTGTCGTTCTCACCGCTAAACCTCAGGCTTTAAGTGCTAGTATAAACAAAGATTTACAGGTTGAGACCCCTGAACAACATGCTGTCAAACTGGGAAACAGTATTACAgactttattaatattaaagaagaaaaagaaacggGAAGGCAAGAAAGTAACTCTGTCCCTGTGTCTTTAAACTGtagtttaaaatgtgaaattactGAAAATACACAGAGCAATATGATAGATAATAAGTGGAAGCCTTTGCAAGGTGTTGGTAATTTACAACCAGCAACAATTAGTACTGCTGCAGAAGTTAAGAATGTAGCTTCAGCACCAGAGCCTAAACCAGCAGGTTTAAGAAttgaaataaaagctaaaaataaagtaaGGCCTGGATCTCTGTTTGATGAAGTTAGAAAAACAGCACGGCTAAATCGAAGGCCAAGGAACCAAGACAGTTCCAGTGAAGAAGAATCTCCAAGTAGAGATGACAATAGCCCATCCAGGAGTCTCAGTAGGTCACGAAGTAAATCTGATTCTAAATCCAGACACAGAACAAGGTCCATATCTTACAGTCACTCAAGAAGTCGGTCCCGAAGTTCTACATATTCATATAG GTCAAGAAGCTATACAAGAAGCCGAAGCAGAGGATGGTATAGTAGAGATCGGTCAAGAAGTCGAAGTAGTTCTTACCACAGTTACAAGAGTCGTAG TCGAACCTATAGTAGAAGTAGATCCAGAAGTAGTTCTTACGGTCATCACAGTCGATCCAG taGGTCATACACGTATGATAGTTACTATAGCAGAAGTCGAAGTAGAAGTAAAAGGAGTGACAGCTATCGAAGATCTAGAAGTTATGATAGGCGATCCAG ATCTTATGGCTCTGACAGTGAAAGTGATCGCAGTTACTCTAAGAATCGAAGTCCCAGTGAAAGCAGCAGATATagctga